The genome window GTGGAAACGACATTCCAAACCCGCGCTGGATGCTGAAATACTACAGCAACACGGGTAAAGTAAACCGGCTTTTCAGCTCCACTTCCGTACGGGCCGATCTGGCAAAAGACCTGACCCTCCTCTACCGCGTTGGTTTGGACACCTACACCGAAGCCCAGGAATACAAGTACAACAAAGGCGGGGTTGATTTCGTAAATGGCTGGTACAGCACAGCTGATGTTACGAACACCATCTGGAACCACGACATTATTTTATCGTACAACAAACCGGTCAACGACAAGCTGGCTTTCTCGGGGAAGCTGGGAGCCAACATGCGGAATGACCGCTTTGCGTCGGTGGTAACAACCAGTGAAAACCAGCTGGCGTTCGGCTTGATGCGCCATTCCAACTTCATCAACACAGCGGCGAACAACTCCACATCGGAGCAAACCCGGATGGGGATTTACGGGGAGTTAACGGCCGATATCAATAATTACCTGTTCTTAAACGTCGCGGGCCGCCATGACTGGACCTCAACTGTTGAGATACCGAACCGGACGATTTTCTACCCATCGGCCAGCGTTTCGTTTATTCCGACAACAGCCTTTCCCGGTCTGGAATCGCCTTTCATGAATACGCTGAAAATCAGAGCGGGCCTTGGCACATCTGCCGGTTTTCCCAATCCTTACAGCACCCGGAACGTCCTGAACCAAGTAGCGCGGGCGTTTGTGGACAATGCCGGAAATGTTTCGACCACGCACTCCGTCAGCGATTTTCTCGGCAACCCGAACCTGAAGCCGGAATTAATTACGGAGTACGAATTTGGTGCGGAAGCCAAGTTTTTCCAGAATAAAGTCGGCGTTGACCTGACCTTCTACCGCCGCGACACCCGCGACCTGATTACCTCAACGCCATTGGATCCGTCAACGGGTTACACGGCCACGACTATCAACATTGGGAAACTGCGCAATGATGGAATTGAACTGGCCATTACGGGTACGCCCATTTCTCGTTCGTCTTTTTCCTGGGATGTTAATTTCAACTTTACCCGCAACATTCCAACCGTGCTGGAATTGGGCGGTGGCCTTCAGGAAGTTGTGGTTGCCGGATTTACGAACCTGGGTAACTTCGCAATTCCGGGTAAGCCGTTCAACATCATCAAAGGAACTGCCGTTCGTCGCGACGAACAAGGCAACCCGATTGTGGGTAGCAACGGCTACCTGCTGGCCGATGCCACCATCAAGGAACTGGGCGACCCGAATCCAGCTTTTACAACGGGTCTGATCAACACGTTCAATTACAAGGGTTTCAGCCTTTCGTTTATGGTGGATTACCGCCACGGAGGCGTGTTGTATTCGACGACGGCAGGTGCGCTGTTGGGTCGCGGTTTGACGAAAGACACGGATTTCGACCGGGCACAAGGCTATATTTTCCCCGGAGTACAGCAGAATGGTGAGGCCAATTCGATTCAGATTACTGCGCCTAACGTCTTCTTCGACAACTATTATTTCTTCGTGGATGAAGGTCGGATTTTCGACGGTTCTACGGTACGTCTTCGCGAGGCTTCGCTTTCTTATTCCATTCCTAAAAATTTGATCAGTAAAACGCCGTTCAAGGGCATTTCGCTTTCGTTTACGGCTAACAACCTGTGGTACAAGGCCCTTCATTTTCCAAAATATCTCAATTTCGACACCGACAACCTGGGCTTAGGAGTTGGCAATGGCATGGGCTTTGAGTTCCTAACCGGTCCGAGTGCAAGACGCCTGGGAGGAACCTTAAAACTGACATTCTAGTCACAAATTTATTTGGGATAACATCATGATAAGAAAGATAAAAATACTCTTATTAGCAGGCTGCGGATTATTTGCCAGCTCCTGCGAACTGAATTTGCTCGATAACCCGAATGCCGTGACGGTTAGCAACACCAACGTTAACTTTTTGCTCAACCGCATTCAGCTCGATTATTCCAGCTTTTTCAACCAGACGTCTAACATCGGCATGCGCCTGACGCGGATGCTCAACCAGGGATCAGCGCTGTATGACAATGCCTATGCGCCATCAGGCACGGACGGGCTTTGGGGAACGTCTTATTCCAGCTTGCTGATTGATATTAAAACGCTGATTCCCCGCGCCGAAAGCTCAAACCTGTTTTTCCACGCCGGAATTTCCCGCGTTTTCCGAGGGTATGTTTTGGCCACGCTGGTTGATTATTACGGCAATATTCCCTGGTCGCAGGCTCTGAGCGCCGAAAACTTCAATCCGGGTCTAGATGAGGGGAAAACCATTTACGAAGTAGCCCTAAAAGATCTGGACGACGCCATCGCCGATTTTAACAAAACGTCTTCGGCAGTTCCTGCTGATTTCTTCTATCGGGGCAATAAAGACAACTGGATCAGAGCGGCTAAAACAATCAAGTTGAAGCTGCTGCTGACGCGCCGTCTGGCCGATCCGGGAGCCGCTGCCGCCATCAATGCCCTGATTGCCGAGAACCTGCTCATTCAGACAACGGCGCAAAACTTCACGTTCAAATTTGGTACAAACCTAACCAACCCCGACAGCCGTCACCCGCGTTACGGTGGTCAGTACTCGCCAACGGGCGGTGGTGACTACCAGGCGAATTTCTACATCGCGCAGCTGTATGCGGGCAAAGGAGCGCCGGACCCACGCCTGCGGCTGTACATGTACCGCCAGACGGTTACCAATACATCAAGCACCAATGAACTGAGCTGCATCAACAACCAGAAACCAGCGCATTACGCCACAGATATGGTTTTCTGCGTACCGACGCCCGTTGGTTACTGGGGTCGCGATCACCTCAGCAACGAGGGGATTCCACCAGATGGCTTGCGCCGGACGGCCTGGGGACTTTACCCGGCGGGTGGCCTTTACGACAATGACGCGGGCCTTCCGGTTTCGCAGGGGGCGGGGGCCGGTGGTGCCGGAATTCACCCGATTATGATGTCTTCGTTTGTTGATTTTATGCTGGCCGAATCGGCGCTGATTCTTAAAACAACGGGTACGCCTCGGACCCTGCTGGAAGCTGGCGTGCGGAAGTCAATGGCGGATGTACGTGCTTTCGCGCTGGCTTCGTCGCAGAGTGGCGCGATCGTTGCCTTTGAATCCCGAACAAACTACGTCTGGGCAACGGAAGTCGATAAATACGTCGCGAAGGTGCTGGCGCTTTACGACGCGGCGGCCACCGATGACGCCAAAATGGATGTGATTGCCCGGGAATACTGGCTGGCTTTGTATGGCAACGGCAACGAATCCTACAACATGTACCGCCGCACGGGTAAACCGACCAAGATGCAACCCGCCCTGGAAGCCAATCCGGGCAGCTTTGTTCGCTCGCTCTATTATCCGTCGTCGCTGGTGAACCGGAACTCGTCTGTTCCGCAGAAAAGCAACGTCACGGTTCCTGTATTTTGGGATACGAATCCGGCCACACTCACCAACTAAGCTCTGTATTTAACGATGAAACGATTCATAAAAAAATTTCTGGCCTTTAGTGTGCTGCTGGCTTTTGCGTCCTGCGAAACACAAATGATTGACAAAATTGATGTGTTCAAGCTGGAAACGGGTGCCTACATGCGTACCGTGGCTCCCTGGCCCCTTACCGCCGCCAATGGCATCACGTATAAGATCGCGACGCTGCCCGCTGCCCAGGTTGCCATGACCATCGAGGCCGTTGACCCGCAGCAGGGAGCTATGCTTGCTTCGTATGATCTGCAAGTGCGTTTTGTGGATAATACACCCGCGAACGGCAACAGCGCTAAAGCGTACGTTGATCTGCGCTCGATTCCTGCCGCTAGCTTTACCAAAGACGCTTCGGTATCGATGTATCCACGGACGCAGTTGGTTTTGACGGCTGCCGAACTGATGACAAAGCTCGGTCTGAAAGCGACGGACGTAGCCGCCAACGACTCCTTTGAAGTTCACGCGATCATGCGGTTAACCGATGGTCGGAGCTTTACCGACGCCAATTCAGGAAGCGAGATCAAGGGGGGTGCCTATTTTAAATCGCCGTTCTTCTACCGAATTACGCTGGCGAACTGAACAACCTCTGAATCAATTGAGCACCACAAAAAGGTTGCGTTGAAAGTAGTTACCGTCTATTTCTTTCTTTTCACAGAAGACAAGTCCCGTAGAAGCGTCTGCCGTCTACGGGGCTTTTTTTATTTTTACGCTTTCTTTCACTGAACGCCTTTGCTCCATGAAGTCAATTATTTTCGGTTTTGTTTTTCTACTGACTTACACGTTTACGTTTGCCCAGACCCAGCCACCTTTCGAAAAGGAAATTCTGGATTTTGAAGCGAAAGACAACTCCAGTAAACCGCCTAAAAATGCCATTCTTTTTACCGGTAGCTCGTCCATCCGGCTTTGGCCAGAAATGGAACGTTATTTTCCCGGTAAAGTTATTCTTCAGCGGGGTTTTGGCGGCTCGCAGCTTTCGGATGTCATTCGGTATGCCGACCGGGTGATTATTAAGTACAAGCCGAAGCAGGTTGTGGTTTATGCGGGTGAAAATGACATTGCCCTCAACGTCAGCGCTCAGGAAGTTTACAACCGCTTCGTGACCCTGTTTACCCATGTTCGTACAAAACTGCCCAAAACGCCCTTCGTATTTATTTCGCTCAAACCCAGCCCTTCGCGGCGGAAGCATCAGGCGGCAGTGCGGGAAGCCAACGACCTGATTCGAGCGTATCTGGCTAAACACAAGAAAACTACTTTTGTCGATGTGTACACCCCCATGCTGAACGGAACTGGCCCGGATGCACCGATTCGGGGTGAATTATTTAAATCGGACAGCCTGCACATGAACGAAAAAGGCTACCAAATCTGGGCGGAGAAACTGCGGCCCGTCCTGCGGTAGCGCAGATAATAAATCCCTGCGACCAAAATTAGTCTTTCTCCCGACGGCTTTTTAATTTTGTACTTTATTTGGAAGCAGCTTCGTAAGTGATTAACAACCAGAGAAAATCTGCATCTCCAATTATACATCAAATTTAGTAGACTGTATTATGTCAACACAAACGTCCACTTACGTCCCCTATAAGGTTAAGGACATTGCACTGGCCGAGTGGGGCCGCAAGGAAATTCGGCTGGCTGAAGCTGAAATGCCGGGTCTGATGGCCCTGCGTCAGGAATTCGGACCGTCGAAGCCGCTGGCGGGAGCCCGCGTTGCTGGCTGTCTGCACATGACAATCCAGACCGCCGTTCTGATTGAAACTCTGGTTGAACTGGGTGCCGAAGTAACCTGGTCTTCCTGCAATATTTTCTCAACGCAAGATCACGCCGCCGCCGCCATTGCCGCAGCGGGTATTTCGGTGTATGCCTGGAAAGGCCTGACCGAAGAAGAGTTTAACTGGTGTATCGAACAGACGTTGTTTTTCGGCGAAGAACGCCAGCCGTTGAACATGATTCTGGATGATGGTGGTGACTTAACCAACATGGTATTCGATCAGTATCCAGAACTGATTGCAGGCATCAAAGGCTTGTCGGAAGAAACCACTACGGGTGTACACCGCCTGTATGAGCGCATGAAAAATGGAACGCTGCACCTGCCTTCCATCAACGTGAACGACTCGGTAACGAAGTCTAAATTCGATAACAAATACGGCTGCCGGGAGTCACTGGTAGACGCCATTCGCCGCGCTACGGATTTGATGATGGCTGGAAAAGTAGCCGTTGTTGCCGGTTATGGTGACGTGGGTAAAGGCTCCGCCGAATCCCTGCGGGGCGTAGGCTGCCGCGTATTGGTTACCGAAATCGACCCAATCTGCGCCCTGCAAGCGGCGATGGATGGTTACGAAGTAATCACGATGGACGAAGCAGCCGAGCGCGCCAACATCTTCGTGACGGCAACCGGTAACGTGAACATCATTCGCGAACGTCATTTCAGAAAGATGCGTGACAAAGCCGTTGTGTGTAACATCGGTCACTTCGACAACGAAATCGACATGGCCTGGTTGAACCAAACCTACGGCAACACCAAGTCGGCCATTAAGCCGCAGGTGGACATGTACGAAATCGATGGCAAAGAAATCATCGTGCTGGCCGAAGGCCGCCTGGTAAACCTGGGTTGCGCGATGGGTCACCCGTCTTTCGTGATGTCGTGCTCGTTCTCCAACCAGACGCTGGCGCAGCTGGAATTGTGGAACAACGCGGATAAATACGAGAAAAAAGTATACGTGCTGCCGAAGCACCTGGATGAGAAAGTAGCCGCCTTGCACCTGGCTCACGTTGGTGCCAAGCTGGATACGCTCGATAAGGAGCAGGCCGACTATATTGGCGTTCAGGTGGAAGGTCCATTCAAGTCGGAGATGTACCGCTACTAAGCCATAAACAGCTATTTTTCATAAAAAAGCGCGACTTCAGAAACGGAGTTGCGCTTTTTTAGTTCTTTCTATAAAATTATGTACGTAGTCGGTTTCTGGTTCGTTTGATTAAAACCGGTCAATCCGGAAAAGTTAACCGCAAAACCAAATGGCTCTTGGTTTAGCAAATATGTATCGAATCAAAAGTTGGTCAGGCTTTTTTGGCTGTCTGGGATTTCTTTTCGTTAGTGGATTGGCACACGGGTTTTCCGCATCCGATAGTCGCTTTACCAGGCCTGGTTGGCGATCGGACACCTTGCTTACGGATACCCTGCTTACGCCTGCGCCGGATTCTGCCGGGCGTATCAAACCCCGCATTACGTTTGCCTTTAACCTCGATTTCCGAACCTCCTTTCTGCTCCGGCGGCGCGTCAATATCTGGGGAATCAACTCGGGCATTGTCTTTGGCAAAAAGCGCCACCAGCTTACTCTTGGCTATTATTGGGTTTCGTATAACACCTATCTAAGGCTCATCAATTGGCGCAAAGATGCGGCCCGACGCATCAACCTGGATTATTACACCGAATCAGACATGTGGTTTGTCAGCACCTTATACTGGTGCAATGTGATCAACAACGACCGGTGGATGCTGACCATTCCCATTGAACTCGGCGGTGGAGTGGCCACCACCATGCCCCACGACCTCCGGACGGATGTGCAGCTTGACCGCACGAAGCGCGCTTTCTTTGTACCAGCTCAGATCGGCCTTTATACGCAGTGGAAAGCCACACGCTGGGTCGGGCTGAGTGCGCAGATTGGCTACCGCTATTCGGTCTTTCAAACGTCTATCAACCAACATTATAACGGAACCTATTATAGTTTTGGTGCTACCATTTACCCGACTTTCTGGATTGATGCCTGGCGCTTTATCACTAAAAAAGAGCCCCTTAAGCCCCTTCATCCACGGCGTGTCAAATAAGGCTGAAAAATGCCTCTTTCTCCTGCCGCTCCCGATCCGTACCCGATTATTTTGTATCTTTGACTACAACTTGTACGCCGGTTCATGAAACATTATTTACGACTCATTGTCTTTCTTTTTTGTCCGATTATTCTTCAGGCACAAACGTCTGACTTACCTCCTGAACCTAAGAAATTCACCCGCCAAGATACGCTTCGTGGCTCGCTACGCCCCGAACGCACTTGCTACGACGTTACCTTTTATGACCTTAATCTGACTGTTAACCCGTCTACCAAAGCCATTGCTGGTCACAACATCATACGCTACCGGGTTAAAACGCCGTTCTCGCGCATGCAGGTTGACTTGTTCGAAAACCTGGCCGTTGAGAGCATCACGCAGGCGGGCCAAGCATTGAAGTTCGAGCGGGAAGGCGCCGCTATCTGGATTACCATGGACACGCCGCAAACCGCTGGAAAAATTCAGGAGATTAAAGTAACCTACAGCGGCAAGCCCCGCGAAGCCATCAAGGCCCCCTGGGATGGCGGATTCTCGTGGAAAAAAGACAGCACGGGAAAAGACTGGGTTGGTGTTTCCTGCGAAGGGTTGGGCGCTAGTTCCTGGTGGCCCTGCAAAGACCATCTTTCCGACGAGCCAGACTCGATGCGGATGACATTCCGGGTGCCACGTGGCCTCACCGCTGTCTCCAACGGGGTGCTTCGGAGTCGCCGCGAGGTCGGTGCAGCCCAGACGGAGTTTGTCTGGGCAGTTAGTTACCCCATCAACAGTTATAACGTGACCTTTAATCTGGGCGATTACGTTCACTTTTCCGATACCTACCGGAGTCGCGACCATAAATACCTCAAACTGAATTACTACGTTCTCAAATACAACACTAAAAAAGCGAAGCCCCACTTCGAGCAGGTGAAAGGAATGCTGGATTGCTACGAGTGGCATTTTGGGCATTATCCGTTCTGGCGGGATGGTTTCGCGCTGGTTGAAACGCCTTACTGGGGCATGGAACACCAAAGCGCCATTGCTTACGGCAACAATTACCAAAACAATCCGTTTGGTTTTGATTTTATCATTATTCACGAAAGCGGCCACGAATATTTTGGCAATAGCGTTAGCTGCGCCGATCACGCCGAAATGTGGATTCACGAGGCCTTTACCACCTACATGGAGTCGATTTATGTGGAGTGTACCCAGGGCTATGAACAATCGCAGAAATACATTGCTACCCAGAAGAAGCTGGTTAAAAATCAGTTTCCAATGCTGGGACCGCTGGGCGTTAATTACGAAGCCCAGGACAACGACATTTATTACAAGGGCGCCTGGCTGCTGAACACCCTGCGTCACGTTGTGGATGACGATGATCTTTGGTTCCGGGCACTGCGGCAAGTGTACACGGACATGAAGCACTCGGTTGTTTCGACCCCAAGAGTAATTGAGTTGATGAGTCGGGAACTAAAAAGAGATGTAAAACCTATTTTTAATCAGTATCTTAACTACGCAAAATTGCCCGTGTTCGAATACAAAGTAACCGATAAAGGCGAAACGCTGGAAATTCAGCATCGCTGGGATGCGGAGGGTGAAGGTTTTACGATGCCGACCAAAGTTGGTTTTGGATTTAATCCCAAACACACCATCTATCCGACCCGCGAATGGCAGACTACCGTTTTGAAAAAGCAAAATGGCTGGTTTCACGTAGCATCAAATTTATATCTGATCGGCATCCGACCACTTTCTTTATGATTTATTAGGTGTCTTCACCTGACCTATGCGAAATCTATTTGGTAAACTAATTCTTGCCTGCCTCCTACTGTCGGGATGCCGGACAAACTATCACCTGACGGGACAAACTGCCCAGCGCCTTGAGGTGAACCAGACGGTTGCTACCGATAGCAGCCTCTCCCAGATGCTACAGCCTTACCGTCAGAGACTTGATCAGACGATGAATGAAGTGCTGGTTCAGTCGGCGGTACGATTGGATAAAGCCAAGCCGGAATCTGCACTGAACAACCTGCTGGCCGATGCATTACTGATTCAGGCTCGCCAGCGCACGGGCCAGGCTATTGATCTTTCGCACTTGAATTATGGCGGTATTCGCAATTCGCTTCCCCAGGGGCCGATTCGTGTCAGTCATATTTTTGAGGTGATGCCTTTCGACAACAAAATTACCATCCTCACCCTAAATGGACCGGGGTTGCTGCAATTCCTGAATCACTTTATAAGTCGGGAAGCGGGCGAACGCGTATTGATCATCGGTGGTGCCCGCGTGGTTGCCAACGCTTCGGGAATTGAATCGATTGCTTTTTCGGATGGCCGCACCTTCCAGGCCAGCGCCCTGCAACCCGCCCAAACTTTCAAGGTGGCTCTTAGCGATTACATTGCCGAAGGAGGCGACGATGCTTTTTTCCTGAAAAATGCCCAGAAACGGGAAGATACCGGTTTTCTGATCCGCGAAGCTTTTATTGATTATTTCCGGCAACTTGGAAAGTCCGGCCAACCCATTAACCCGACCATTGATGGACGCATTACACGCAACTAGACGCGATTTTCTAAAGTTACTCGGCACGGCCGCCGTTATCGGTAGCGTGGCGCCCGAAGCCTTGGCAGGAGCCAAAACCACGAAAATAACCATTCTGCATACCAACGACGTGCACAGTCGCCTCGACCCCTTCCCGATGGATGGCAGCCGCAACGCGGGTAAAGGTGGCGTTGCCCGCCGGGCGGCTCTGATCGACCAGATTCGTCGGGAGCAGGAAGCCGTGTTGGTGTTTGATGCCGGTGATTTGTTTCAGGGAACGCCTTACTTTAACTTCTACAATGGCGAGCCGGAAATTCTGGCCATGAACCGGATGCAGTACGACGCCGCCACCATCGGAAACCACGATTTCGACGGCGGGATCGAGAACATGCGGGATCAATTCGCAAAGGCTAAATTTCCGTTTCTGATTGCCAACTACGACTTCCGAAATACCGTCATGGAAGGCCGGACGGAGCCTTACAAAATCTTCAACAAGGGGGGCATCCGGATTGGCGTTTTTGGCTTGGGCATTGAACCCAAAGGACTCATTCCCGCCAACCTGTACAAAGAAACCCGGTACCTCGATCCGGTCGAAACGGCGAATAATACGGCAGCTATGCTGCGCAACGACAAGAAATGCAATTACGTCATTTGCCTGTCGCACCTGGGTTACGATTACAAAGAAAACACCATTTCCGACCGCAGGCTGGCGGCCCAAAGCCGTAATCTGGATCTGATTATCGGTGGCCATACGCACACGTTTCTGGAAACGCCCGCTAGCGTGATGAACGCCGACGGAAAGCCGGTTTTGATCAATCAGGTGGGTTGGGCCGGTATTTATCTGGGCCGATTTGATTTGGTTTTTGAAGCAGGCAA of Tellurirhabdus bombi contains these proteins:
- a CDS encoding SusC/RagA family TonB-linked outer membrane protein, which encodes MKKILLLSALLVCSSWLIAFAQDRRITGKVTSSEDGGALPGVTVVIKGSSVGTNTDSDGTYSLNVPGNSATLVFSFVGSITQEVAVGTRSTLDISLVSDTKNLQEVVVTAQGIAREKKAIGYAVSNIDKKLIEDRPQTDLGRALQGKVPGVNITATSGVSGTGTNIIIRGYSSITGSNQPLFVVDGVPFNSGTNSRGGFTGGGQSASSRFLDLDPNNVENISVLKGLAATVLYGDQGRNGVILVTTKNGNQKNRPTEITLTQSVFTNKAHLPTYTDKYAGGYNQAVGFFFSNWGPLFSEVPAGSQLHPFTYLTDASLKNAFPELVNTPYNFRPYTDNVSKFFRTGIISNTSLNVSGGGEKVSYNASVGYNGEQGYLPGNSLKKLNLGLGINAQVSKKVSVISSFNYANTDQVSPPLNAGQGNNTLGGFPSILANVMYTPVSVDLWGLPFESPVDNRSVYFRSGNDIPNPRWMLKYYSNTGKVNRLFSSTSVRADLAKDLTLLYRVGLDTYTEAQEYKYNKGGVDFVNGWYSTADVTNTIWNHDIILSYNKPVNDKLAFSGKLGANMRNDRFASVVTTSENQLAFGLMRHSNFINTAANNSTSEQTRMGIYGELTADINNYLFLNVAGRHDWTSTVEIPNRTIFYPSASVSFIPTTAFPGLESPFMNTLKIRAGLGTSAGFPNPYSTRNVLNQVARAFVDNAGNVSTTHSVSDFLGNPNLKPELITEYEFGAEAKFFQNKVGVDLTFYRRDTRDLITSTPLDPSTGYTATTINIGKLRNDGIELAITGTPISRSSFSWDVNFNFTRNIPTVLELGGGLQEVVVAGFTNLGNFAIPGKPFNIIKGTAVRRDEQGNPIVGSNGYLLADATIKELGDPNPAFTTGLINTFNYKGFSLSFMVDYRHGGVLYSTTAGALLGRGLTKDTDFDRAQGYIFPGVQQNGEANSIQITAPNVFFDNYYFFVDEGRIFDGSTVRLREASLSYSIPKNLISKTPFKGISLSFTANNLWYKALHFPKYLNFDTDNLGLGVGNGMGFEFLTGPSARRLGGTLKLTF
- a CDS encoding SusD/RagB family nutrient-binding outer membrane lipoprotein: MIRKIKILLLAGCGLFASSCELNLLDNPNAVTVSNTNVNFLLNRIQLDYSSFFNQTSNIGMRLTRMLNQGSALYDNAYAPSGTDGLWGTSYSSLLIDIKTLIPRAESSNLFFHAGISRVFRGYVLATLVDYYGNIPWSQALSAENFNPGLDEGKTIYEVALKDLDDAIADFNKTSSAVPADFFYRGNKDNWIRAAKTIKLKLLLTRRLADPGAAAAINALIAENLLIQTTAQNFTFKFGTNLTNPDSRHPRYGGQYSPTGGGDYQANFYIAQLYAGKGAPDPRLRLYMYRQTVTNTSSTNELSCINNQKPAHYATDMVFCVPTPVGYWGRDHLSNEGIPPDGLRRTAWGLYPAGGLYDNDAGLPVSQGAGAGGAGIHPIMMSSFVDFMLAESALILKTTGTPRTLLEAGVRKSMADVRAFALASSQSGAIVAFESRTNYVWATEVDKYVAKVLALYDAAATDDAKMDVIAREYWLALYGNGNESYNMYRRTGKPTKMQPALEANPGSFVRSLYYPSSLVNRNSSVPQKSNVTVPVFWDTNPATLTN
- a CDS encoding GDSL-type esterase/lipase family protein, which encodes MKSIIFGFVFLLTYTFTFAQTQPPFEKEILDFEAKDNSSKPPKNAILFTGSSSIRLWPEMERYFPGKVILQRGFGGSQLSDVIRYADRVIIKYKPKQVVVYAGENDIALNVSAQEVYNRFVTLFTHVRTKLPKTPFVFISLKPSPSRRKHQAAVREANDLIRAYLAKHKKTTFVDVYTPMLNGTGPDAPIRGELFKSDSLHMNEKGYQIWAEKLRPVLR
- the ahcY gene encoding adenosylhomocysteinase, with the protein product MSTQTSTYVPYKVKDIALAEWGRKEIRLAEAEMPGLMALRQEFGPSKPLAGARVAGCLHMTIQTAVLIETLVELGAEVTWSSCNIFSTQDHAAAAIAAAGISVYAWKGLTEEEFNWCIEQTLFFGEERQPLNMILDDGGDLTNMVFDQYPELIAGIKGLSEETTTGVHRLYERMKNGTLHLPSINVNDSVTKSKFDNKYGCRESLVDAIRRATDLMMAGKVAVVAGYGDVGKGSAESLRGVGCRVLVTEIDPICALQAAMDGYEVITMDEAAERANIFVTATGNVNIIRERHFRKMRDKAVVCNIGHFDNEIDMAWLNQTYGNTKSAIKPQVDMYEIDGKEIIVLAEGRLVNLGCAMGHPSFVMSCSFSNQTLAQLELWNNADKYEKKVYVLPKHLDEKVAALHLAHVGAKLDTLDKEQADYIGVQVEGPFKSEMYRY
- a CDS encoding M1 family metallopeptidase; the protein is MKHYLRLIVFLFCPIILQAQTSDLPPEPKKFTRQDTLRGSLRPERTCYDVTFYDLNLTVNPSTKAIAGHNIIRYRVKTPFSRMQVDLFENLAVESITQAGQALKFEREGAAIWITMDTPQTAGKIQEIKVTYSGKPREAIKAPWDGGFSWKKDSTGKDWVGVSCEGLGASSWWPCKDHLSDEPDSMRMTFRVPRGLTAVSNGVLRSRREVGAAQTEFVWAVSYPINSYNVTFNLGDYVHFSDTYRSRDHKYLKLNYYVLKYNTKKAKPHFEQVKGMLDCYEWHFGHYPFWRDGFALVETPYWGMEHQSAIAYGNNYQNNPFGFDFIIIHESGHEYFGNSVSCADHAEMWIHEAFTTYMESIYVECTQGYEQSQKYIATQKKLVKNQFPMLGPLGVNYEAQDNDIYYKGAWLLNTLRHVVDDDDLWFRALRQVYTDMKHSVVSTPRVIELMSRELKRDVKPIFNQYLNYAKLPVFEYKVTDKGETLEIQHRWDAEGEGFTMPTKVGFGFNPKHTIYPTREWQTTVLKKQNGWFHVASNLYLIGIRPLSL
- a CDS encoding 5'-nucleotidase C-terminal domain-containing protein, with protein sequence MRNLFGKLILACLLLSGCRTNYHLTGQTAQRLEVNQTVATDSSLSQMLQPYRQRLDQTMNEVLVQSAVRLDKAKPESALNNLLADALLIQARQRTGQAIDLSHLNYGGIRNSLPQGPIRVSHIFEVMPFDNKITILTLNGPGLLQFLNHFISREAGERVLIIGGARVVANASGIESIAFSDGRTFQASALQPAQTFKVALSDYIAEGGDDAFFLKNAQKREDTGFLIREAFIDYFRQLGKSGQPINPTIDGRITRN
- a CDS encoding metallophosphatase; amino-acid sequence: MDALHATRRDFLKLLGTAAVIGSVAPEALAGAKTTKITILHTNDVHSRLDPFPMDGSRNAGKGGVARRAALIDQIRREQEAVLVFDAGDLFQGTPYFNFYNGEPEILAMNRMQYDAATIGNHDFDGGIENMRDQFAKAKFPFLIANYDFRNTVMEGRTEPYKIFNKGGIRIGVFGLGIEPKGLIPANLYKETRYLDPVETANNTAAMLRNDKKCNYVICLSHLGYDYKENTISDRRLAAQSRNLDLIIGGHTHTFLETPASVMNADGKPVLINQVGWAGIYLGRFDLVFEAGKATVQDGQAVPVR